Genomic segment of Paenibacillaceae bacterium GAS479:
TCGCAACTACGCTAACTGAGCTAACGTCTTGGAACTTGTCCTGGAATAGCGCCTGAAGATCCAGCTCCAGCACATCTCCATGGACGATGGACACATGCTCCTGGGATCCCAGCACTTCCTGCAAAATCGGTATGAGCCGCTGATCAATTTCAACGGCAGCAACAGTCTTCGCTTCCCTGGCGAGCTGCTCGGTCAGCGCCCCGATGCCGGGACCGATCTCGAGCGCACCTTTCGTTTTATCCAGACCCGCCGCAGCGACGATCTTATTTAAGATATTGGTATCGATCAGGAAGTTCTGTCCCAGACTCTTCTTGAAGGAGAAGCCATACTTTTCAATGATATCCTTCGTTCTTCTCGGTGTCGCTACATCCATCATGAGCCGATCTCCTCCTTCATCTGTGCCAGTGCCTGGTAGAACTCCTCGCGGGTAATCTGAAAGCTGGTGCAGCGCTTCATGAACTGCTTGCCGTTGCAATAGCCGATGCCGAGCCCATTGCCCATGATCAGCCTACGGCGCGCTGCGTCAGCATGCACGAGCAGCCCAGCCTCCATGAGGTCGCCGTGCGTAATTTCGGCTTGTCCCTCTGTGCCTTCTGTACGGACAGAAGCCAACGCCCGGCGCACAGCCTCAGGAGAGGCGTTCTCTACGCCTACATCACCACGATACAGTGCATCCTCCTGAGGGAGAAAGGCATGTTTGCAGCCTGGTACGCGCTGCGAGACGATTTTGCGAATCCGTTCACCTGCGTGGTCGGGATCAGTAAAAATAATGACGCCACGCCGCTCCATCGCGAGCTCGATGCGGCGCAACACCTCTTCGCCGATGGCAGAGCCGTTCGTCTCGATCGTATCCGCCTCTACTGCACGTTTGATGGCGGCCGTATCATCCTTGCCTTCCACCACGATAATTTCCTTGATCACCGGTTTGTCTCCTTTGATTCCAGTCCCTGCAGAGTGGGTATGAATAAGTAAACAATATTGCTAGCTTGCACTCGAACCTGCAGGTCTAACCTCGAATATCCCTAAAAACGCCCAAAACGGGCCGCTGGAAACAGCGGGCCCGCTCGCAAAAGGATCAGCTAAGCTTCGGCTTCGTCGGTCCTAAAACGTAGACCGTGTAACCGCGCTTTTTACCGAATTTTTTTACGTAGGATTCACTTTCATAAAACACATCAATTTTCTTACCATTGACCGCGCCACCTGTGTCTTCGGCGCGACGGAATCCGATTCCTTCTATATACACCCACCATCCCAAGGGGATGACATCAGGGTCAACTGCAATTGTGCGCCCCTCGGATACTGTTGCTCCGGAAGCCGTTATTCCATAACCGGGATCACCTTTAGATTTACCCGTAGATGCAAATCCGGCCGTATATGCGGTCAGAGTTACGTTGGTCAATATTTTTTTCGCTTTGAGGTTCATGCCTGATTTTGTAGTTGCTGAAGTTGGCGATGAGGTTCCCGCACTTAAAGTAGTCGCTTTAGGCTTCGGTTTTTCCTTAGTTCCTACAGCTATCACTTTATCGACAGCGGGCTTTTCCATAGATTTGGCGAGCAGCGTGGTCAATACCAGTTTGCCATCCTGGTACACCTTTTCGAAGGTTTTAACGAGCTGGCCATCCTGGCCAGCCTTCACCATTTTGAGCTTACCCTTTTCCAAGGTAGCATCCTGTTTGCGTACAACGGTGAAAGGAATATTGTGCTTCGTGGTCATCTGATGTTTGTCGATCCTCATAATGCGAATCGTCATATCGGCTTTAAGCTTGCTGTTGGAATCCGGAAACACTTTGTCTTGCTCACGCACTGCAATATTGGATTCTCCAATTGCTGCTTTCACGGTCTTTTCGGTCGTGTATACCTTAGTGGTTTTTCCATCAGCTAGAATCGTAACCGGCACCGCTTGTTCAATGACAATACGGTCGCCTTCCTGCAATGCCGAGCTAAGCGGTACGGACAATTGGTCGTTCGGTCCGACAGCTATCGCTTGCTCATCCAGCAGTTGCTCAAGGGAGGAGTGATTTGTGCTTACGATTTTCTCCTGTCCATTTAGCACTAGGGAGACGCTCTTCTCTGACGTCCCGTTCAGCAACACCAAAAACATGAAAGTCATAGCGATTGAGATTGTTGCACTAAGTAAAATCAAACGCAGGTTGTCATGCTTCCATCGCCATTGGAAAGACTTGCTGGATGATCGTTGTACATGGGTTTCCTTTAAAGGGATAGCGCCCACTTCTTCGGTCCTCCTTCATAGCCCCGCCGCCTCGTGTTACGCATGATACTTCAAGACGCGACTATTTAAATTTTGTACGTGCCGAGCAGCACGCCGCTGACAACCTCGCTTCACCTCCACGGTTAACCCTATGTCGACGTTTATCGCAATATTCAAACAAAAAGAAGCCGTCGACAGAGGATCTGTTTCGTGGCTTCCCGGGTTGATCACGAATCATGGAAGTAAAACACGAGGTTGATCTCTCTTATTTACGCTGACGAGGTTAGCTGACGGGTTCGGACAAGAGAGCTGCCCTATCGGCCTGCGGACCCTGCTCGTGGTCCCGGCGAATTCACCCCTGGAAAAGTACAGCTTGCCCTGACAAGTGACACCCGAAAACGGATATGTATAGCTTGCCAATATGGACTGTATTGGTTCCCCCGCTCTCCCCGAATGAGGAGATTAAGCGAATGATGAAAAACTGCATCACTCAAAGCTCTGTGTTGAATCATACCGTTTCCTTCAAGCGATTGTAAAGACGCGATAAAATCCTCTATTAGCCAAAATGAAGGTTATTTCAACGGTTTCCCGCTTTTTAGCCAAGGAAAGGTCAATTTATCTAGCCCACAGCCCCTTTTTTCATGCTTTATCGCTTATTTTCAAGAAAAGTGGAAACATTTTCTTGCATTCGCCGAGGTAATGGAAACGATTTCATCTACAGTTTTACCTTTTATTTCCGCCGCTGTCTCAGCAACAAGAGTCACAAATGAGGACTCATTTCGCTTCCCACGATGGGGGTGCGGTGCCAAATATGGAGAGTCTGTTTCGAGCAGTAAACGATCGAGCGGAACCTGCGCAAGCACCTCTTTTGGTACTCTGGCATTTTTAAACGTTACAGGGCCGCCAAACGAGATATAAAAATTCATATCCAGGCATTGTTTGGCTGTTTCCCAGCTTCCCGAGTAGCAGTGCATGACGCCTCCAACCTCTGCTGCGTTCTCTTCACGCAAAATACGAACGACATCTTCGTGCGCATCGCGATTATGAATGACAATCGGCTTGCCGGTGCGCTTTGCAATCGCAATCTGTTCGCGAAACACCCGTTGCTGAACATCCTTCGGTGAGGTATCCCAGTAATAATCCAGCCCGATTTCACCCAAAGCAATGACCTTCGGATGGTTCATCAACGATTCGATCCAAGCGAGATCACCTTCCTTGAGATCTACGCTGTCTGTCGGATGCCAGCCGATAATGCCATAGATGAAAGGATACTTTTCGACAAGCTCCATCGTTGTTGGGATCGTCTCCCGATTGAAGCCGACATTGAAAAGCAGCTCCACGCCAGCTTCCCTAGCGCGCTCAATAACCTCATCACGATCATTGTCGAATTTAGTTGAGTCCAAATGTGTATGTGTGTCGATTAATCCAGTCATCATTCGACTCCTTTCTCGTTACGCGTCCAGTCCAAGTCTGGTCAGAACGCCGGGTTTTAGGCGATGTGAAATCAGCTTAGCCGCTTCCTCATCATAATAAAGACGGTACTTCCCTCGATGCATACCCGTAATCGATTGCACCACATCGGAGCGCCGTGAAATTTCCGTCAATCCGCCATGTGGCTCTAACAGCAGAATCGGCGGTTTACCTCGGCCACCCTCGCTCTGTCCCTCCACAGGGGAACGGTACACATGATAGGGAAGATCGTACGGAAAATCAATTTCCAACTCGTAATTCGGATTCATTCCTGCAGCAACCAGTTCCTCTAAGCAGAGCTGTGCTTCTGATTCATGCTCCCGATCAAAGGTTATATACTTGTACAATTTGCGATGAAGAAATCTAGAGCATAACCCTGCTAGCAGCTTGTCCTCCTCCTCGGTCCACGCAGCAAACGCCGTTTGCACAAGTGCTTCATCCAGTTTCAAATAAGTTGGGACATCAAGCTCTTGTCGGAATAACCGCACGATTGGCTCGGGAATCCAACGGAAGGAGTAGCCGGAGCGGCAAAGCTCTTGGGCTCGGAGAAGAATTTTGCGCAATATAATCTCAGAGCTGCGAGTAACGGGGTGAAAATAAACTTGCCAGTACATTTGGTATCGGCTCATCAAATAATCCTCCACCGCATGCATGCCACTTTCCTTCACCACAATTCGCCCTTGATGAGGTCTCAATACCCGTAGAATCCGATCCAGATCAAAGGTACCGTAGTTAGCTCCAGTAAAATAAGCATCCCTGAGCAAATAGTCCATCCGGTCCGCATCCATCTGGCTGGAAACCAAATTAACAACAATCGGATGCTCATAATTCTTGCGGATAACCGAGGCCACTTTCCTTGGAAAATCAGGCTCTACAGCGCTCAGTAAGCGATTCACTTCTGTACTACCTTCTATTATATGGCAGCTCCACTCCTCATGGTCGAACTCCATAACTTCCTCAATGGAATGGGAGAAGGGACCATGTCCCAGATCATGCAGCAACGCCGCACAAAGGCAGACCAACTTTTCCTCTCGCGGCCAGTCCCGATAATCGCTTCGTTCGAATTGCGAG
This window contains:
- a CDS encoding TatD DNase family protein, translated to MTGLIDTHTHLDSTKFDNDRDEVIERAREAGVELLFNVGFNRETIPTTMELVEKYPFIYGIIGWHPTDSVDLKEGDLAWIESLMNHPKVIALGEIGLDYYWDTSPKDVQQRVFREQIAIAKRTGKPIVIHNRDAHEDVVRILREENAAEVGGVMHCYSGSWETAKQCLDMNFYISFGGPVTFKNARVPKEVLAQVPLDRLLLETDSPYLAPHPHRGKRNESSFVTLVAETAAEIKGKTVDEIVSITSANARKCFHFS
- a CDS encoding ribonuclease M5; the protein is MIKEIIVVEGKDDTAAIKRAVEADTIETNGSAIGEEVLRRIELAMERRGVIIFTDPDHAGERIRKIVSQRVPGCKHAFLPQEDALYRGDVGVENASPEAVRRALASVRTEGTEGQAEITHGDLMEAGLLVHADAARRRLIMGNGLGIGYCNGKQFMKRCTSFQITREEFYQALAQMKEEIGS